The following are encoded together in the Actinoplanes sp. N902-109 genome:
- the def gene encoding peptide deformylase has translation MQTRAGTPRPITRYGNPVLHRRCAEVTVFDEALERLVADMFASMAAAEGVGLAANQIGVDARVFVVDCPDESGTHVVAHVVNPVLHLPEGTGGRGLEVDSEGCLSVPGVRADVGRPDTSFVTGVDMHGEPVRIDGTGLLARCLQHETDHLDGLLYVDRLPAKHRKKLLARSAEAPGVGVSEQGEVATD, from the coding sequence GTGCAGACCCGGGCAGGAACACCACGACCGATCACCCGCTACGGCAACCCGGTGCTCCACCGGCGCTGCGCCGAGGTGACAGTCTTCGACGAGGCGCTGGAACGGCTCGTCGCGGACATGTTCGCCAGCATGGCCGCCGCCGAGGGGGTGGGCCTGGCGGCCAACCAGATCGGGGTGGACGCCCGGGTCTTCGTGGTCGACTGTCCCGACGAGAGCGGCACCCACGTCGTGGCGCACGTGGTCAACCCGGTGCTGCACCTGCCGGAGGGCACCGGCGGGCGCGGGCTGGAGGTCGACAGCGAGGGCTGCCTGTCGGTGCCGGGCGTGCGCGCCGATGTCGGCCGCCCGGACACCTCCTTCGTCACCGGCGTCGACATGCATGGCGAGCCGGTGCGCATCGACGGCACCGGTCTGCTGGCGCGTTGCCTGCAACACGAGACCGACCACCTGGATGGCCTGCTCTACGTCGACCGGCTGCCGGCCAAGCACCGCAAGAAGCTGCTCGCCCGCAGCGCCGAAGCCCCGGGCGTCGGCGTCAGCGAGCAAGGTGAAGTGGCAACTGATTGA
- a CDS encoding M48 family metallopeptidase, with the protein MTVDDNRPARQRVTLTGISSRAWEHPADRGALTALRELRGFDEVVKGFFGMWNERGFRLQYLAGSVRVDHRQYPRVYQRFTEAASTLDVAELPELFVSQNPVIHSQAIGMDKPFIVLSTAAVEKLDDEELRILLGHEIGHVRSGHAVYQTIMMILTRWAANVSFIPVGVIALRAIIAAMYEWWRKAELSADRAGLLAGQDPAAALRLLMKLAGGGDLSQIDTAAFLEQAAEYEGGGDLRDSFHKIGMTAFTSVPVPVARAAELRRWVDSGEYARILGGDYDRRDGDSNASVTEDVKAAAAHYRDTFRSSPDPLVSLARKIGDGAADLGGRARDWASGRGAGN; encoded by the coding sequence ATGACCGTCGACGACAACCGGCCTGCTCGGCAGCGCGTGACGCTGACCGGCATCAGTTCACGGGCATGGGAGCATCCCGCCGACCGGGGTGCGCTCACCGCCCTGCGGGAGCTGCGCGGCTTCGACGAGGTGGTGAAGGGCTTCTTCGGCATGTGGAACGAGCGCGGCTTCCGGCTGCAGTACCTCGCCGGTTCCGTACGGGTCGACCACCGCCAATACCCGCGGGTCTACCAGCGGTTCACCGAGGCGGCCAGCACGCTCGACGTCGCGGAGCTGCCCGAGCTGTTCGTCAGCCAGAACCCGGTGATCCACAGCCAGGCGATCGGCATGGACAAGCCGTTCATCGTGCTGTCCACCGCCGCCGTGGAGAAGCTGGACGACGAGGAGCTGCGCATCCTGCTCGGCCACGAGATCGGGCACGTGCGTAGCGGCCACGCCGTCTACCAGACGATCATGATGATCCTGACCCGGTGGGCGGCCAACGTCAGCTTCATCCCGGTCGGCGTGATCGCCCTGCGGGCCATCATCGCCGCCATGTACGAGTGGTGGCGCAAGGCCGAGCTGTCTGCCGACCGCGCCGGGCTGCTCGCCGGGCAGGACCCGGCGGCGGCGCTGCGGTTGCTGATGAAGCTGGCGGGCGGCGGCGACCTGAGTCAGATCGACACGGCCGCTTTCCTGGAGCAGGCGGCCGAGTACGAGGGCGGCGGCGACCTGCGCGACAGCTTCCACAAGATCGGCATGACCGCGTTCACCAGCGTGCCGGTGCCGGTCGCCCGCGCGGCCGAGCTGCGCCGGTGGGTGGACTCCGGCGAGTACGCCCGGATCCTCGGCGGCGACTACGACCGGCGCGACGGCGACAGCAACGCCTCGGTCACCGAGGACGTGAAGGCGGCAGCCGCGCACTACCGCGACACGTTCCGCAGCTCTCCCGACCCGCTCGTGTCCCTCGCCCGCAAGATCGGCGACGGCGCCGCCGACCTGGGCGGCCGGGCCCGCGATTGGGCGAGCGGGCGTGGCGCCGGCAATTAA